A genomic segment from Tuwongella immobilis encodes:
- a CDS encoding calcium-binding protein, which produces MTDFNYSAVKGTSIAFNASTDALVFGTSEGSASAFQLFDNGASVTIQKVTFNPILQNFAPVAGESITLTGVTSKQLATSNLFFVNGSRLIIGDNNIDTSIDDLSNDHTPAGLNLATNLNDAIYGLGGNDTINGGQGADLIVGGAGNDSIVGNVSDSGADTVLAGEGNDVINYANNTAGVSLFGGQGNDTITTGVGADLVNGNLGNDTIVTTAGQDTIYGGQGNDTLNATGNTTAVQLWGDLGDDSVIGGDGNDTIVAGAGNDTVDAGAGNDSITGGDGNDTIDAGAGNDSIDAGAGTDSLLGGAGNDSILGGAGSDTIDGGADNDTIDGGDDNDSILGGAGTDSLLGGAGNDTIDAGGDADFVNGNAGNDSIIGTGNGADTLRGGAGNDTILAGGTAADLVFGDLGNDSIIANDAQAHTIFGGLGEDTLNLAAATDAVIASGDGDSDLLILTGATGAITANGGDGTDTFQVDLTGVTNFGEHTLSGGAGADLFNVTLGGGSDTLTVSDYLSSEDVINVRVASSTTAAGATVAISGSDLQITDGDRLDLVNVGSGTVNLIGSGGATSVIAFNVASNGTTLTGALSDDHLISGNGADLLNGGAGSDRLLGGAGNDTLVGGAGVDIATGGAGADLFRFASGDLTTPTAAAQIDVVTDFTDGTDLLSIQGVDLSTFTFSSANTAGGGGLTVADVLALNTTANSITLVNVAAGDDGDLANIGGFTGINANTDDDFLVVNIAGSKFAIFLDGAAANAVTAADFVAFA; this is translated from the coding sequence ATGACTGATTTTAACTACAGTGCCGTAAAAGGCACTTCCATTGCGTTCAACGCGTCGACGGACGCGCTGGTCTTTGGCACTTCTGAGGGCTCCGCTTCGGCGTTTCAGCTGTTTGACAATGGCGCTTCGGTGACCATTCAGAAAGTGACCTTCAACCCGATTCTGCAGAATTTTGCCCCCGTGGCAGGCGAATCGATCACACTCACCGGGGTGACTTCCAAACAACTCGCAACGAGCAATCTGTTTTTCGTGAATGGCTCTCGATTGATTATTGGTGACAATAACATTGACACTTCAATCGACGACCTATCGAACGATCACACTCCGGCTGGTCTGAATCTCGCAACCAATCTCAATGATGCCATTTATGGCCTCGGTGGGAATGATACGATTAACGGTGGCCAGGGTGCCGACCTGATCGTGGGCGGCGCGGGTAATGATAGCATCGTTGGCAACGTCTCGGATTCCGGTGCCGATACGGTGTTGGCTGGCGAAGGAAATGATGTGATTAATTATGCAAATAACACCGCCGGCGTCTCTCTCTTTGGCGGTCAGGGCAATGATACCATCACCACAGGTGTAGGAGCCGACCTCGTCAACGGCAATCTGGGCAACGATACGATTGTCACAACTGCTGGCCAAGACACAATTTATGGCGGCCAGGGCAACGATACACTCAACGCAACGGGCAACACCACAGCCGTTCAGCTGTGGGGCGATTTGGGCGATGATAGCGTGATCGGCGGCGATGGCAATGACACCATCGTGGCAGGTGCGGGCAACGACACGGTTGATGCGGGCGCGGGCAACGATTCCATCACCGGCGGCGACGGCAACGACACAATTGATGCGGGCGCGGGCAACGATTCCATCGATGCCGGTGCGGGTACCGATTCGCTTTTGGGTGGTGCGGGCAACGACAGCATCCTGGGCGGTGCGGGTAGCGACACGATTGATGGCGGTGCCGATAACGATACCATCGATGGCGGCGATGACAACGACAGCATTCTGGGCGGTGCGGGTACGGATTCGCTTTTGGGTGGTGCGGGCAATGATACCATCGATGCTGGTGGCGACGCGGATTTCGTGAATGGCAACGCTGGCAACGACTCCATCATCGGAACGGGGAACGGTGCTGACACGCTCCGGGGTGGTGCCGGGAATGATACCATTTTAGCCGGTGGCACTGCTGCTGACCTCGTGTTTGGTGATCTTGGCAACGATTCCATCATCGCAAACGACGCCCAAGCGCATACGATTTTCGGCGGTCTGGGTGAAGACACATTGAATCTGGCCGCTGCAACGGATGCAGTCATTGCTTCCGGCGACGGCGACAGTGATTTATTGATCCTGACCGGGGCGACGGGTGCGATCACCGCGAACGGCGGCGACGGTACAGATACATTCCAAGTGGATCTGACAGGTGTTACCAATTTTGGCGAGCATACGCTGAGCGGCGGTGCGGGTGCGGATCTCTTCAACGTGACACTCGGTGGCGGTTCAGACACGCTGACTGTTTCCGATTATCTCTCCAGTGAAGATGTGATCAATGTCCGCGTGGCGAGCTCCACAACAGCGGCCGGTGCCACGGTAGCAATCAGTGGTTCGGACCTCCAAATCACGGATGGCGATCGCTTGGATTTGGTGAATGTTGGCTCGGGTACGGTGAATTTGATCGGCTCTGGCGGTGCGACCAGCGTAATTGCCTTCAACGTGGCATCCAATGGCACCACGCTCACGGGTGCACTCAGCGATGATCATCTCATCTCCGGCAACGGTGCGGATCTGCTCAATGGCGGAGCGGGTAGCGACCGTCTGCTCGGTGGTGCTGGCAATGACACGCTTGTTGGCGGTGCGGGTGTTGACATCGCAACTGGTGGCGCGGGTGCCGATCTGTTCCGGTTCGCCAGTGGAGACCTCACGACGCCGACCGCAGCGGCTCAAATCGATGTGGTGACCGACTTCACCGATGGAACCGATCTGTTATCGATCCAAGGTGTTGACCTATCGACGTTTACGTTCTCCAGCGCCAACACGGCTGGTGGAGGCGGTCTCACCGTGGCAGATGTTTTGGCGCTGAACACGACGGCAAATAGTATCACACTGGTGAATGTTGCAGCGGGTGACGACGGCGATCTGGCCAACATTGGCGGATTCACCGGCATCAATGCCAATACGGATGACGATTTCCTGGTCGTGAACATCGCTGGCTCGAAGTTCGCCATCTTCCTGGATGGCGCTGCGGCGAACGCCGTCACGGCGGCCGACTTCGTGGCCTTCGCGTAA
- a CDS encoding glycosyltransferase, with the protein MRVKSVGKILATPHSMNHHFSLSFSIILPVLNGELLLSRALHSIQAQSLHDWECWIVNDGSTDGTQEMIDRIIARDSRFHTIQLERNHGLSAARNLGIQHAAGDWIAYLDHDDEWDPHYLRAIQRNRSTADVLIFQYDCLEEREGHPDLGRVYRYDPAQYYERLFQQHLAVPLAVSHRRSLIASVGGFDETLRRDEDSNLWRRFAQAGATFQFIPERAGRYHIRSASLSRTIPPQPKTPGEPLRITKLPASAGADRSGPPRIFFASYHCFHDPASGAALCTRDLFDLLTAKGWPCGVLTGPNLDSPGLPLHDRLQNQPEFSHDRGWFGSLTLSRFRTQNAGYPVQLIAPDPPAANRPPTTIEAQAFGHFLNEELARFRPDIVLSYGGDLASQLVPPIARSVGAKPLFWLHNRSYTDAKIFDPYDAVIVPAEAARHYYQSQLGIQPTVLPGPWNWARTQVAERNPKYVTFVNPEPAKGVFWFARIAEIIGKRRPELRWLLVEGRGTAAWLNRCQIDLSDNRSIQKMANTPDPRRFYRLSKLVIMPSLVAEGGLPRVAIEAMANGIPLIHSGRGGLADLTPNPGCITLPIPEHYQPDTTHPPTAPDVELWVETILQLWDSTTTDATASQSAQTFAQSHWHPDRLLPVWMSYLQSCCERTK; encoded by the coding sequence ATGAGAGTCAAATCTGTAGGAAAGATCTTGGCCACTCCACATTCAATGAACCACCATTTCTCGTTGTCGTTTTCCATCATTCTCCCCGTGTTGAATGGGGAGTTGCTGTTGTCTCGGGCGCTGCACTCGATTCAGGCGCAATCCCTTCATGACTGGGAGTGTTGGATTGTTAACGATGGGTCGACGGATGGAACGCAGGAGATGATCGATCGAATCATCGCGCGTGATTCTCGATTTCATACAATTCAATTGGAGCGGAATCACGGCCTGTCGGCGGCTCGGAATCTTGGGATTCAGCACGCGGCCGGGGATTGGATCGCCTATTTAGACCATGATGATGAATGGGATCCGCATTATCTTCGGGCGATTCAACGGAATCGCTCCACCGCAGATGTGCTCATCTTTCAATATGATTGTCTTGAAGAACGTGAGGGGCATCCTGATTTGGGTCGGGTTTATCGGTATGATCCTGCCCAATATTATGAGCGGTTATTTCAACAGCATCTCGCGGTGCCGTTAGCCGTCTCACATCGCCGATCATTGATTGCCTCCGTTGGTGGATTTGATGAGACGCTTCGTCGCGATGAGGATTCCAATTTATGGCGGCGATTTGCTCAGGCGGGTGCCACCTTTCAGTTTATCCCCGAACGGGCTGGCCGATATCACATTCGTTCGGCGAGCCTATCCCGAACCATTCCGCCCCAACCGAAAACGCCGGGTGAACCGCTCCGAATTACGAAGTTGCCTGCCTCGGCGGGCGCAGATCGCAGTGGTCCGCCCCGGATTTTCTTCGCTTCGTATCACTGTTTTCACGATCCTGCGAGTGGGGCCGCGCTCTGCACACGCGATCTCTTCGATCTGCTGACCGCCAAGGGCTGGCCATGTGGCGTTCTCACGGGCCCCAATCTCGATTCACCGGGCCTACCACTGCACGATCGGCTCCAGAATCAGCCCGAATTCTCGCACGATCGCGGCTGGTTTGGCTCGTTGACGCTGTCCCGATTTCGCACGCAAAATGCCGGCTATCCCGTGCAATTGATTGCGCCCGATCCCCCCGCTGCGAACCGACCACCGACCACCATCGAGGCACAGGCCTTTGGTCATTTTTTGAACGAAGAATTGGCCCGATTTCGGCCCGATATTGTGCTCAGTTATGGCGGCGATTTGGCCAGTCAGTTGGTGCCGCCAATCGCCCGTTCGGTCGGTGCCAAACCGCTGTTTTGGCTGCATAATCGCAGCTATACCGATGCCAAAATCTTTGATCCATACGACGCCGTGATCGTCCCAGCCGAGGCTGCTCGACACTACTATCAGAGTCAGCTTGGCATCCAGCCAACGGTCCTGCCCGGCCCTTGGAATTGGGCCCGAACTCAGGTGGCCGAACGCAATCCCAAGTATGTCACCTTCGTCAACCCCGAGCCTGCCAAAGGGGTGTTCTGGTTCGCTCGGATCGCCGAAATCATCGGCAAACGTCGCCCCGAATTGCGTTGGCTGCTCGTCGAAGGGCGCGGAACCGCCGCTTGGTTGAACCGCTGCCAGATCGACCTGAGCGACAATCGTTCCATCCAAAAGATGGCCAACACCCCCGATCCACGCCGATTTTACCGCCTGAGCAAGCTCGTCATCATGCCTTCACTCGTTGCCGAAGGGGGCTTGCCACGCGTCGCGATCGAAGCGATGGCCAACGGCATTCCGCTGATCCATTCCGGTCGCGGCGGCCTCGCCGATCTCACGCCGAACCCCGGCTGCATCACACTCCCGATCCCGGAACACTATCAGCCCGACACGACGCATCCCCCCACCGCCCCCGATGTCGAACTCTGGGTCGAGACGATTCTCCAACTGTGGGACAGCACCACAACCGACGCCACCGCATCACAATCCGCCCAAACCTTTGCCCAATCCCACTGGCATCCCGACCGCCTCCTGCCAGTTTGGATGTCCTACCTGCAATCCTGTTGCGAGCGCACCAAGTGA
- a CDS encoding tetratricopeptide repeat protein encodes MMEERRKFKPKTNHRRRDSQRNREQVVDQLRDILTRKPDCVATHGRLCQALLALGRHDEALAAADEHIRLAPKNAVGFGHRAKVLLACNRLEEALAAADEHIRLAPKNAVGFGHRSRILAAMGRFSESLAAADRVVELDARNPIGHGLRVAPLLALDRADEALNAADTYLQLAPQVPVGYGHRAQALLALRRPADALDAAEMHIRLAPQNPIGHGYRFRALFDLGRFADALDAADSHIRLDPRHPAGYGHRSRALLALNRPAEALESAEMHLQLAPTNPVGYGHFSQANLALGHAAEALAAAKQVISLTPQNPIGYGLQVAPLLALNRPADALEAADVYLRLAPESPIGYGHRAQALLALNRGAEALSAADEQIRRAPENPMSHGHRAHALLQLGRFDEMDSALAAMHQHATGEATTAAAGFLQAMASLRRGDFNFAHRHVRHLLENAFDIRLLRLLRTMADGGIVSVDEYQKWLEMATIRGEITAQQRSRLALAMHEQSSQPERLLDHAMLDELTRETLAESASPIPLSQSAIYDSPHSLRPIDRLARDVVLTPKAIRTES; translated from the coding sequence ATGATGGAGGAACGACGCAAGTTTAAGCCAAAAACCAATCATCGTCGGCGAGATTCGCAGCGAAATCGGGAGCAGGTTGTTGATCAATTGCGGGACATTTTGACTCGCAAACCGGATTGTGTTGCCACGCATGGGCGGCTTTGTCAGGCGTTGCTTGCACTGGGTCGGCACGATGAAGCGCTGGCGGCGGCGGATGAGCATATCCGGCTTGCGCCCAAGAATGCGGTTGGATTCGGGCATCGGGCGAAGGTATTGCTCGCTTGCAATCGGCTGGAGGAGGCGCTGGCGGCGGCGGATGAGCATATCCGGCTTGCGCCCAAGAATGCGGTTGGATTCGGGCATCGCTCGCGGATTTTGGCGGCAATGGGCCGGTTTTCCGAATCGCTGGCGGCGGCGGATCGGGTCGTTGAATTGGATGCTCGCAATCCGATTGGGCATGGTCTGCGGGTCGCTCCGTTGCTGGCGTTGGATCGAGCGGATGAGGCGTTGAACGCGGCCGACACCTATCTGCAGCTTGCTCCGCAAGTCCCGGTTGGATATGGACATCGGGCACAAGCACTTCTCGCGTTGAGGCGGCCAGCGGATGCACTTGATGCGGCGGAAATGCACATCCGACTGGCTCCCCAAAATCCGATCGGGCATGGATATCGCTTCCGGGCGCTGTTCGATTTGGGCCGATTTGCGGATGCGCTTGATGCGGCGGATTCACACATTCGGCTGGATCCGCGTCATCCGGCGGGATATGGGCATCGGTCGCGGGCATTGTTGGCGTTGAATCGGCCCGCAGAAGCCTTGGAATCGGCGGAAATGCATCTCCAACTCGCGCCGACCAATCCGGTCGGCTATGGGCATTTCTCGCAGGCCAACTTAGCATTGGGGCATGCGGCGGAGGCACTGGCGGCGGCAAAGCAGGTCATCTCGCTGACGCCGCAGAATCCGATCGGCTATGGGCTGCAAGTCGCGCCGCTGTTGGCACTGAATCGGCCAGCGGACGCCCTCGAGGCGGCGGATGTGTATCTGCGGCTTGCGCCCGAAAGTCCGATTGGATATGGACATCGGGCACAAGCGTTGCTGGCGTTGAATCGTGGTGCGGAAGCTCTTTCGGCAGCGGATGAGCAGATTCGGCGAGCCCCCGAGAATCCGATGAGCCACGGCCATCGGGCCCATGCGCTGCTGCAATTGGGGCGATTCGACGAGATGGATTCCGCGCTCGCGGCGATGCATCAGCATGCTACAGGCGAAGCCACAACCGCTGCTGCGGGATTCCTGCAAGCGATGGCGTCTCTGCGTCGTGGCGACTTCAATTTCGCGCATCGGCACGTGCGGCATTTGCTGGAAAACGCCTTCGATATTCGCCTCTTGCGTCTGTTGCGAACCATGGCCGATGGGGGAATTGTGTCGGTCGATGAGTATCAGAAATGGCTCGAAATGGCCACAATTCGCGGCGAAATCACCGCCCAGCAGCGATCCCGGCTCGCACTTGCGATGCACGAGCAATCTTCTCAACCGGAGCGGCTGTTGGACCACGCGATGCTTGATGAGCTGACTCGCGAGACTCTCGCCGAGAGCGCATCCCCGATTCCTCTCAGCCAATCGGCAATTTACGATTCGCCGCATTCACTGCGACCAATCGACCGCCTCGCCCGCGACGTCGTCCTGACGCCGAAAGCCATCCGCACGGAATCGTGA
- a CDS encoding DUF1552 domain-containing protein translates to MLDRRDFLRATAATGGTMLAPWLQTLMGAPTAGKPPMRFIFMHKGNGLFPRVMVPPSLSKSDSEKENRKEAFSVDLAKHELPTWMAPVADHKNHLTILQGLSGKMCTTGHHTWQSSLGVYKANEAISSIKWATVDFELARMFPSPLEHIELACFPNDGGNARGNINGIETGFSARGPQQPNMAFGSPKVALRELFKLVSNDKKDQIQYELERKLLEFTAGNHSGLATDLSGKERAKVANYADSVEAVRTRNGRLEQMTDIIRKHLPKLDAKYLSDDISTIDRQWGHVEILLATLISGMTNVVTFTVDELGTHYTGLKGLEREPVNLHDVGHGKGFGKLNAEEIRFAVRSQHMSLVNTIIQRLKAVPEADGNMFDNTTILYFPDNGETHHSNGVEWPFLVFSGRNSKLDIAGRYIRLPAHGQPGHKTLGNWYTTILNAYGNPIPHFGDLDLALERLKINQKGAIRPLMG, encoded by the coding sequence ATGTTGGATCGACGTGATTTCCTGCGTGCCACCGCCGCAACGGGTGGCACCATGCTGGCTCCGTGGCTGCAAACCCTCATGGGTGCCCCGACTGCTGGCAAGCCCCCCATGCGCTTCATCTTCATGCACAAGGGCAACGGCCTGTTTCCGCGGGTGATGGTGCCCCCATCGCTGAGCAAGTCGGATTCCGAGAAGGAAAATCGCAAGGAAGCCTTCAGCGTCGATTTGGCCAAGCATGAGCTGCCGACGTGGATGGCGCCGGTGGCCGATCACAAGAATCATCTCACGATTTTGCAGGGGCTTTCCGGCAAAATGTGTACGACGGGCCACCACACCTGGCAATCGTCGTTGGGCGTGTACAAGGCGAACGAGGCGATCTCCTCCATCAAATGGGCGACCGTCGATTTCGAATTGGCCCGTATGTTCCCCTCACCGTTGGAACATATCGAGCTGGCGTGCTTCCCCAACGATGGCGGCAACGCTCGGGGCAACATCAACGGCATCGAAACCGGCTTTTCCGCACGCGGTCCCCAGCAGCCCAATATGGCCTTTGGCTCGCCAAAAGTCGCACTCCGCGAATTGTTCAAACTGGTATCCAACGACAAGAAAGACCAGATCCAGTACGAACTCGAGCGGAAGTTGCTCGAATTCACCGCCGGCAATCACTCCGGATTGGCCACGGATTTGTCCGGGAAAGAACGCGCCAAGGTCGCCAATTACGCCGATTCCGTCGAGGCGGTCCGCACCCGCAACGGTCGGCTGGAGCAGATGACCGACATCATCCGCAAGCACCTGCCCAAGTTGGATGCCAAGTATCTTTCGGATGATATTTCGACCATCGATCGCCAATGGGGGCACGTCGAAATTCTCTTGGCGACGCTGATTTCCGGCATGACCAACGTCGTCACGTTCACCGTCGATGAACTCGGCACGCACTACACCGGCTTGAAGGGATTGGAACGCGAGCCGGTCAATCTGCACGATGTTGGCCACGGCAAAGGCTTTGGCAAACTCAACGCCGAAGAGATTCGCTTCGCGGTTCGCTCGCAGCATATGTCGCTGGTGAATACCATCATTCAGCGGCTCAAGGCAGTGCCCGAAGCGGACGGCAACATGTTTGATAATACGACGATTCTTTACTTCCCCGACAACGGCGAAACGCACCACAGCAACGGTGTCGAATGGCCGTTCCTGGTGTTTTCGGGCCGCAATTCGAAGTTGGACATCGCTGGTCGGTACATTCGGCTGCCCGCGCATGGCCAACCGGGGCACAAAACGCTGGGCAACTGGTACACGACGATTCTGAACGCCTACGGCAACCCGATCCCGCACTTCGGCGATCTCGATCTTGCCTTAGAGCGTCTGAAGATCAACCAAAAGGGTGCCATTCGCCCGTTGATGGGCTAA
- a CDS encoding polymorphic toxin-type HINT domain-containing protein, with protein MCRLLNAGCFAAGTKLWTPDGYRAVETLQPGDLVYSRDEHDPLAPIEARVIEQIFTRYTRVLHLTVAGETIRITGEHPFWSDRSERGLGWAKASELVAGDRLLAASGEWLTIDTMEETADDEVYKCKSVP; from the coding sequence ATCTGTCGCCTGCTCAACGCTGGCTGTTTCGCCGCCGGCACCAAGCTCTGGACGCCCGATGGATACCGCGCCGTCGAGACACTCCAGCCCGGCGACTTGGTCTACTCGCGGGATGAGCACGATCCGCTCGCCCCGATCGAAGCCCGCGTCATCGAACAGATCTTCACGCGCTACACCCGCGTGCTGCATCTCACCGTCGCCGGCGAGACGATCCGCATCACCGGCGAGCACCCCTTCTGGAGCGACCGCAGCGAACGCGGACTCGGCTGGGCCAAAGCGAGCGAACTCGTCGCTGGCGATCGACTGCTCGCAGCAAGCGGCGAATGGCTGACGATTGACACAATGGAGGAAACCGCCGATGATGAGGTCTACAAATGTAAATCGGTTCCCTGA
- a CDS encoding single-stranded DNA-binding protein codes for MAKDLNKVQLIGNLGADPEIKVARESGKQLAMFPVATSDRWKDKGGRIHDRTEWHRVVVMGDNLVQIVKTYLKKGGKVYVEGSLRTRNWQTHEGEDRTTTEIIVQQPTGTLSLLDYKIPDDALMNLESH; via the coding sequence ATGGCAAAAGACTTAAACAAAGTGCAGTTGATCGGCAATTTGGGGGCCGATCCGGAGATCAAGGTCGCTCGCGAGTCGGGCAAACAGCTGGCAATGTTCCCGGTGGCGACATCGGATCGCTGGAAGGACAAAGGCGGCCGAATCCACGACCGCACCGAGTGGCACCGCGTCGTCGTGATGGGCGACAACCTGGTACAGATCGTGAAAACCTACCTGAAAAAAGGCGGAAAAGTGTACGTCGAGGGCAGCCTTCGCACCCGCAACTGGCAAACCCACGAAGGCGAAGACCGCACGACGACAGAAATCATCGTCCAACAACCCACCGGCACCCTCAGCCTCCTCGACTACAAAATCCCCGATGATGCACTTATGAACCTGGAGTCGCATTGA
- a CDS encoding helix-turn-helix domain-containing protein, translating into MLTIRTAAKLLNLSPATLYRLVAAKQIPHIRLGTGRGKILFQEPELHTWLESRHVRPALETSTNPAPNPRPKKSSRLNHLRIV; encoded by the coding sequence TTGCTGACCATCCGAACCGCCGCCAAGCTGCTGAATCTCTCTCCCGCGACGCTCTACCGCCTGGTCGCTGCGAAGCAGATCCCCCACATTCGCCTCGGAACCGGCCGCGGAAAAATCCTCTTCCAGGAACCCGAACTCCACACCTGGCTCGAATCCCGCCACGTCCGCCCCGCCCTCGAAACATCCACCAATCCCGCCCCGAACCCCCGCCCCAAAAAATCCAGTCGACTCAACCACCTGCGAATCGTTTGA